The Amblyraja radiata isolate CabotCenter1 chromosome 39, sAmbRad1.1.pri, whole genome shotgun sequence sequence taaattctcaatttggaaagagtaaaagatttccgtttcctgggggttcattttgactccagattaacatggagggtccacattacaaaaataattgaaaaatgcaaaaaagccatcaatgtaatgagatgcttggcaggtttagagtggggagcagatgtattatctcttaaacgtatttatgtatcactgatcagatccagactagagtatggcagtatagcttatgggtcagcatctaagtcagtgttgtccgagttggacaaagtccaagcggaagctctaagagtctgtataggaggtgtgcggacgtcacctgtatgtgcactacaggtggaaactggggagatgccattgagactgcgccgcagacaactaatggctaattactggctaagccttaagggtcatggagagaaccacccaacaaaacaggtagtacaggaatgctgggagagaggggtggctcagtctggaagcttcggctgggttggaggagttgtggcaagggacatgggagtagaggacaaagagttctgccctgcagtattgtggccatctgtgccaatatggttactgaacatcccaaaagttgatctggagatatgggaggcaaaaaggaggaacaaaaattcagacctaaagacagaatatcatagccatataaataatagatacagggaacacctcttaattttcacagatggatcaaaggacccagtagctgaaacaacaggggcggctgtggtagtccaggggatgaatgttgagctttacaaaagaacaaataactatttgacagtatatacagtggaactgtacgctattttgatggcagttcggtggatggaacaggtgcaaccatgcaaagtattaatatgtagcgactcattatctgcaatccagagtattgggtctggtgcatcccataggcggcctgacttagtttatgaaatcctgctactattaagccaagtgacaaggaggggcagtgacgtgactttgttgtgggtcccagcacacattggtgttctagggaatgaaaaggtggataaattagcaaaggaggctgtaaaaaaaagaaacatagaggtaaacttacaactatccaaatctgaaggaaaacacattgtgtggaagaaaataaatcaggaatggcaacaatactgggaacaggagacaaaggggagacacctctttcGCTACAAAaccgagtgggcattacagcaagaagaggggggaacaggtagtattaacaagattgaggataggacacactcacctgaacagcacattaaaaatattgggaaaacaccctactgggctgtgtgaggaatgccatcagccagaAACAATTCAGCATGCCCTAATTGCATGTAGGAGATGTGAGACAGAAAGAAGATTTATGAtaattgaaatgaggaaaattggattgacagaaatatcagtaaagaacattctagagtgtggaggaaaaggaaaaggaataaagttgttgtttgatttcttgagggcctctggccttataaaaaggatataatgtaaagacatgagtactgtggaatgaagccagaaggtggcagcaatgcaacattgtggatgccggctgccgtaaaactccgaagaagaagaagaagaaggcctgGTCGCGGCCGCTAGACGTGGCCTGGACACCCTCGTGTGGACCCCACTGGGCTGGTGAGGGTGGTTGCAGCTTTTATTCTCAGGTTAGATGCCCGCAAGGGAGGGAAAATCTGCCTGGCCAGAGGCCGCCAATGAAGGAAACACATAGACAGAGAGGAGTgagggggtggagatggagatAAGGCAGTGGTCGTGGTaggggagagaaaagaaagggggaggggagggaatggaagggggaggaggaggggagggaaagaggggggggaggggagggaaatggaaggggagatgaggaggagatggggaaggtaagaggaggagggaaggtaagaggaggaggggagggaaatgaaagagaaggagggaaagggaggggggagtggtaaGTGAAGGAGGGATAGGAGGCGGGGTTGCAGGAGGAGGTAGGAGAATGGAGGGGATAGaagatgaggggaggaggaggaataagAAGGGGATGGAAGAATAGGAAGGGGAATGGGTGGATGGAGGGGATAGGAGGGGGAATAAGAGTGGAGGGGttagaagagagggaggggcataggaggagagagagcagaagatAAGGTGGGAAGAATGCGATAATTAGGAGAGTAAAGGAAAGGAGAATTGGGTAGAATAACCTGGTAGAGAAATGTCCAATCATACAAATTGCTGAATAAATATTGGAACATACAACAATAATTAACTATTTAAAACAATTATCTGACCAGAAGAGGAATCATTCCGTGAAATCAGAAGTTATAGATTGGCCCTGGATTTAAAATTGCATCATGAAGAATACAACCTGAAACAtctcagtaaaacacaaagtgctagaggaactcagtgggtcaggcgtcatctgggaagggaatggacaggcgatgttttgtatCAGGACCCTCTTCAtactttccttccacagatgctgcctgacccactgagtttctccagaactttgtgttttgctcaagattccattatctgtagttccttgtgtctccaacttaAAACACTTGCTCAGTGGTGTGTCAACTGATAAGTTTGTTTTCAGATTTCTAGAGTGGAATGTAACATCTCTGCCTTATGACTCAGTAGCAAGAGTGTTAGCTACTCAGCCAGCATTCACATACTGATCATCTGTGGCTGTCTCCTGTTCAATACATGGCCCACTCTCAGACCTTTTGTTGACTGCTCTTCAGTTAAATGCACACTCGATTTCCTGTAAATATAAACAACTAGTTATCATTAGCTCTTCTAACACAGCATGGCTGTACTTGGAGTAAGTTGTGTTATTTTTGAAGTTGTACAAAGTGTTCCATTCTTGGACATTGATAGATGGTTTGGAGTGTAAAATTAGTTTCATTATACAATGCATAAATTCAGACAGTTTactgttaaaaatatatattttcaatcaATGAAAACTTCCAATCATCCAATAGTGAATATTATTGGAATTCAGGCAATATATTTACGCTATGTCAAATGACATTTTTCAGCCCCAAATATTCTACTATGGAAATACTTGAGAGGTGACTGTAGAGGGTTGAGCACCTTAATAACCACAGCTGGAATAATCTTATACTGTGTCCTTTCCCCACAAAATATATGTGGCAGCTATAACTAAGTTCAGTGTGTCCCTCaacatatttatttaacaatctaGGCCATTCCAGACATCGACTTTATACCAACTCACAAGGCAATCCAATTCCAGCACAATGATGTTTGCCCTATGacctattctctccacattccattCAAtttctcccagattctaccaatcGCCTACATACTAGAAGGAattcacagtggccaattaacctgtaacatataaatgaatacagATGATTGAGTAAAATGCATCATGAGTTTTATTACATAGTGTGTAAATGAAGACAGATGTTCTGTGGGTGTTAAGTATGAATTCTTTGATTAAAATGTAAGTGCAGACAGATGTTCTCTGGTTGTAAAGTCTGCACCGTTTAGCAGCAGTAACTGCAGTAGGATGTTTTGGCTTACAGTGAGTTCCTTCATGCAGTGCTTGAATGCAGACAGATGTTCTGGATTGTAAAGTATAAGCTGGATTATGCAATATATAAGGGCATATGGAAATTCTAGTGTGCGCACAGATCTGTTATACAGCAAAAGAAAACaaactgatggaggaactcagtgggtcaggcagcatctgtgggggggaaaTCGACCGACgacattttgtgttgagacccatcttcaagaCTGCGGAAGAAAGATAGATGGTAaaaagaggcaatgagatgggctGAGACAGCTGGCAAATGAGAGGTGGGGACACaagagatgcagatgctggaatattgagcagaaggaaacaaaatgctggaataactcagctggtaagGCAGTttctgaggagggaaatgggcagccaATGTATctgatcaggatccttcttcagggtctgcagaaggcacatggtCCAAAATGTCGTCTCTCTATTCCATAGATGCTCAGTGACAAACTGAGTTCCTGCAATACTTagttccacccccaccccccccccccccccacaacatcgggaacatgttccctgtagcgtgtccaagcccttaaaaatcatatgtttcaatgagataccctctcatccttctaaactccagagtgtacaagcccagctgctccattctctcagcatatgagcatTTGCTcagcattttccagcatctgcaatctcttgtgtctctattaTGCAGCATGCAGGGAGATGTTCTGGGCTGGTAAAATGTGAGTTCTATCAAGTAGTATCTAAGTACAGACAAGTGTTCTGGGTTCATAGCCAATGAGTACCATCAGGCCACGATGTTCTGGGGTCATAGACATCAGTTTTATTATATAGTGAGTAAGTGCAGGTGAATGTTCTAAGGTCATAATGTGAGTGTGTTAATGGACAGATTTTCCTGTCTTTCATGCAGTGCGCTCCAGATAAAGATATTCATATGTTCTGGCCGGCTACGAGTGAGTTCAGTTATCAGTGTGTGAGTAACACCAATGTTCTTGGGTAATTATGTCTCACATGTGCATGCAAGTGTGCTGGGTCTTTACGACCCAGCAAATTCCATTACACCTTCTATAACTGAAGACAAGGCAGCTTTTGGTCCGTTTCCTCCCCGCTGACTCTGCAGCAGTTTGCGCAGAACATCGAACGATAACAGTGCAGGAACAAAGGTTTTGGAAAAATAGTTTGGCATTCCTTAATCCTGAAATGATCAATAGCTTGCAATGTTAACTATTATGCTTGAAATATTTGCAATTATGCTTGTGATGTTTTATTTAATGCCCTCTCAAGTCTTTGTCTTGCCCATGTAAAGCAAATGCTAAAAATGTTTACAAATTTATTAAagcaaatatttttattttttgcccTCAAGTCTGTCTTTCCCATGTGTTGAAGCCAAACTGCTAAAACTGCGAAAACAATTTGTTTTGCTTAATACTCTCAGATTGTGAAGAGGAAAGTAGTAGCTCAAGTGATGCAACCTCAACTGTCACCATTCTTTGCATTTCGATAtccatattgtgataaaaaataTCTTGATTATTTCAATGTCATGAGTTGGTTAGAAGTGCTACAGTCagaaagtacaaaaaaaaaaacatcttttATTCCATCATTTCCCTGTCACTTTAATTCAAAAATGGCACAACAGAAGAAAATGACAACCTCTCTAACAACTGAATTTTTAAATCGTCATCATCCACTTTATGCCAAGCATATTTCAGGTTGTTAACATCTGGAGGGAACTGGTTGTACACAGTTTCCATCTGGGCCACGGTGACTAGCACATTGAAACAAACACCATCTGTCTTCCCAGGATTTCCACCGGTGTGCTGTAATCCCAAGATACCATGAGTTTTCACCTTCACTTGCGAGTCCCTCAAGCATTCCTTGATCAGTCTGTGGATGGCCACTTCTACGctgcaagatagatcagccgaggATGTGCCACAAACCGTCACGGGGAAATGAGGATAGCCCTGATTGTTGGTCAACAGCCATAGTTCGTTACTTTTGTTGAGAAAGGCAGATACCACCCGGTGACACACAACTGAGCATGGCAACAAAACAGGCATGGTCACTGGATGAGAAGCTCTCTCTTTGTGTTTGACAGCAAATGAGATTAAGTTTAAGATGTCTCTGGCTCTCAGTGGAAGGGGCGACACTCTGTCCCACCATCTTGCCTGCAAGGATTCTGCATCGCTCTCTGATGTAGTTTTCATGTTCCCTCCTAGAAATAAACAACACCACTTAATGTCAGCATTAGCCACATCAACTAATAACCGATCCTGACCCAATTTTTGTTGAGGTGACTAGAAGCGTATATTGGAAACGCATGATCAGTTGCCTATGAAAACTatataaataataaaattaaagccTAATGTTGATCCTTTTTTAGGTCCCTACATTGACTTACAAATATGGTGCAGAAATGATCATGGGCTATAGGTATCAATAACAAAAGTCGTTAACTCAATTAGTTATGTAATTGAACTCTTACTTATGAAAATTCATAGATCAAAGATCATCAAGGCCAAATTCATAATTAGGAATAATCTGAATGATAATTCAGTTTCCTATTCAGACAGCATCCTCCCATTGATATTAGGTAGGATGTAAAGAAACAAAATCAGTACAGGTGCCTTAAATGTAACTGGATACCAATCTAATTTCCCTAAAAATATTGACAGCAAAACATCCTACTCAATGTATACATTCCAAAACGAACAATTCATTACTGCAGTCATTATTTTGCAGTCATTGGCGCAGCAACCACTTTCATTACTGCCACTCCAATCTACACCAAAAAGAACAATACAAACCTGTGACTCTGGCCAGGAAAACAAAACGGATCCATCGTGGACCCCTTTCCTCCACGCTCAGAAGGGTATAGGGCTCGCACTCCAAACCGGTTTCCTCTTGAACTTCTCTCTTCACAGCCTCAACGATGGTTTCATTCTGTTCCATCCTCCCTGCTGGCAGGTACCACTTGCCGTAACATTCTTGTTTTGCCTCCTGCATCATCACCACTTCTTTCTGCATGtttgaataaaataaaaattgcaaGGATTGTAAATTTAGAAAAAGATGGTCCATGTAATCTTTAATAAAACTTACAACTCTACCGTCATTAGCACACGGACAGACTTTATTCctcaaagccagtggatgtagtgtatctggactttcataaaccctttgataaggtcccacaagagattagtgggcaaaattagagcacatggtattgcgggtagGGTAATCTCTAGTTTCTAAAGCCAATATAGAACATGGCAGGGCTGAGGTGTCACTGGAATAACTACCATCAAATCTGAAGAACTCAGCAAACTAATATACGCATGCTCATGCATGACACCCACTCATAACAGCATTATTGAAAACCAGTTTATCAACCATATTAAGAAAAGCAGATTTCCAAATTTATTGCAACTACAACCCAATTCAGGTTCAAAGAATTACTATCCAAGCTACATGCATGCCTATGTCAGTAGAGAAATAGCAGCATCCTTGCAGCTGTGTTATATCATCAACTAAGCATCCTGGTCACAATTttagaattaaaaaataaactatACCAGCTCCTCATGCCCCTTAGATTCTCACTATTTTGGGATTGCCCCTTTGTCCAAGTGTAAGCTTCTCTTTTCTCAAACGAATGCTGCATAATTTGATGTAGAATGTCTTTTTTGCctttataatcataatcatactttattagaaaagtatgttttgcaacatatgaggaatttgacttgccatagtcataccaataaaaagcacaagacacacaaaatatattttaacataaacgtccaccacagtgactcctccacattcctcactgtgatggaaggcaatggaagttcaaacttcttcccttctttgtcctcccgcaGTAATATTGCAAAATCACTTTCAATCACTTTCTTtcttatttatattttaaaatcgGATATGGGGAGAGAACAGCAAATCGGATATGGGGAGAGAACAGCAAACATGTTTTTTaggtctttttaaatattttaactgCACAGCATCAGGGACAGTACATAGTTTCTCTAGCCAATTCTAACAAGCttggggtttaagaaggaactgtagatactggaaaatcgaaggtacacaaaaatgctggagaaactcagcgggtgcagcagcatctatggagcgaaggaagatgctgctgcatccgctgagtttcaccagcatttttgtgtaccttctaacaAGCTTGGGTCCAGGAGGAGGATAAGACAACTCCCTTACCTGCTCATTCAGTATTATCGCAGCAACGATGTAACAAACTGTTTTCCGCACAATTACTGGCACTACTTCATCCAAGGGGGAGTCATAGTCCACTACCTCAATGCCTTTCCCTTTCAACAGGAGCTCCAGTTGATTTTCAATCAAATCCATATCTCTTAATCAAAAGTTACCTGTCAGGGTAAAAGCACGAAATTTACTGAAACTAAAAGTACGTTGGTGTACAAATTAGCTGTATATATATAGAACATTGTAATAAGAAACAATGTTTGTTCTTCATTCTGTTTACTAACTGAAGGTACTTTCTTGCATGATATGAAATCCTCCACGTCAAAGTTAGATAACAGTTGTGAATTACCTGATCTCAGTTGGACATCTGTTTGGGATAATAAGAGGACCGAATTCCGTTACTGCAGGGAGGGGAAATTTCCACAGGATTCCAGCTCCTGAGTATCAACCAACGTGAATCAGCGCCTTTGGAAGAGAAGcgaaccaaattaaaaaaaataaaaacaatctcAGTAACAATATAAAGAGGCTCACGACAGCTTTAACTAAACCAGGTCTtagaagtgttcaagaaggaactgcagatgctggaaaatcgaaggtacacaaaaatgctggagaaactcagcgggtgcagcagcatctatggagcgaaggaaataggctccatagatgctgctgcacctgctgagtttctccagcatttttgtgtacctttagctCTTAGAAATGTTGTGATCCCAAATGTAATGTATTGGCCCTATCAGAAATGGCTCACCTTCCGACTCTTCAAAACTCTCACTTATCTACCAAGACAGATATGCGATGGAAAAACATAACAATTAGTAAATTCAAGGCCATTCATTATTTGATTGGTGCCTCACTGTACCCAAATTTACACCTTTCAACTCTGTGAGAAACACTACAAACTACCTTCAGCAGATACCTAAAAGTAATGGTGAAACACAAACAATGAAGTATTTGTAAAATTCACTCAAAGGTTAAGCAACCCCTCAGTGTCATCTCTCAGGCCAACATCGGCACTCAAAAGAGGGCTAAGCTACTTAGTCTGCTACTGTGGCCAGGCCAAATCATTGGCATGCCCCATATATGTGTGCCACTGCTACTATGGGCAGGCCAGATCATTGGCATGCCCCATATAGACTCTTGAAACACCACCCTCAGCCCCACCACCATCCTCTCCACTCTcaccctccatcaccaccccctccactctgaccctccatcaccatcccctccactctcaccctccatcaccatcccctccactctcaccctccatcaccaccccctccactctcacccTCCATCACCATCCTCTCCACTCTCACCCTCCACAACCATCCCACCACTCTCACCCTCCacaaccaccccctccactctgaccctccaccaccatcctctccactctcaccctccaccaccatcccctgcACTCTCACCCTCCacaaccaccccctccactctgaccctccatcaccaccccctccactctgacCCTCCACAACCATCCCCTGCACTCTcaccctccaccaccatcctctcCACTCTCATCATCATCAGCTCCACCACCATCCTCTCCACTCTCACCCTCCacaaccaccccctccactctgaccctccatcaccatcctctccactctcaccctccaccaccatcccctccactctcagctccaccaccatcccctccactctgaccctccatcaccatcccctcCACTCTCAGCTCCATcatcaccccctccactctcaccctccatcaccatcccctgcactctcaccctccatcaccaccccctccactctcaccctccatcaccatcccctccactctcagctccaccaccatcccctccactctgaccctccatcaccatcccctcCACTCTGACCCTCCATcatcaccccctccactctcaccctccatcaccatcccctgcactctcaccctccatcaccatcccctccactctcaccctccatcaccatcccctccactctgaccctccatcaccatcccctccactctcaccctccatcaccaccccctccactctcaccctccaccaccatcccctccactctcaccctccatcaccaccccctccactctcaccctccatcaccatcccctccactctcaccctccatcaccatcccctccactctcaccctccatcaccatcccctccactctcaccctccatcaccatcccctgcactctcaccctccatcaccatcccctccactctcaccctccatcaccatcccctccactctcagctccaccaccatcccctgcactctcaccctccatcaccatcccctccaccctgaccctccatcaccatcccctccactctcaccctccatcaccatcccctgcactctcaccctccatcaccatcccctccactctcaccctccatcaccatcccctccactctcagctccacaaccaccccctccactctcaccctccatcaccatcccctccactctcaccctccacaaccaccccctccactctcaccctccatcaccatcctctccactctcaccctccatcatcaccatcccctccactctcaccctccatcaccatcccctccactctcaccctccaccaccatcccctccactctcaccctccatcaccatcccctccactctcagctccacaaccaccccctccactctcaccctccatcaccaccccctccactctcaccctccatcaccatcccctccactctccctgtcCCAGCCGCCAGCCCTCACCATTTCCTCGCTGGGCTGGGCTCGGGGCTCGGGCTGCGGCGCCGCCCAGGCCCTGTTGTCAAGGGACACGGGGACAGGAAGCGCCGCCCCTCCGCTTCCCAGTGACGTCACCGCGCTTTCCGCGTCTGTGACCTCAGCCGGTGGACGTGTCAATCAAACGCAGGTCACCGCCCCCACTTTAAACCAGATGAGCGAGGGGCGTCTTTGGACCATCTCTGCACCTGTgctgtcataaatgataggagcagaattaggccgttcggcccatcaagtctactccaccattcaatcatggctttccctctcaaccctattcagctgccttctccccataacccccgacactctcattaatcaagaatccatctatctatcagtcgctgcctcaaaaaggctggcagtatcatcaaggacccacaccatcctggccacacactcatctccctgctaccttcaggtagaaggtacaggagcctgaagactgcaacaaccaggttcaggaatagctacttcccctcagccatcaggctattaaacctggctcggacaaaactctgattattagcaaccactttctgttatttgcactaccagtttatttattcatgtgtgtatatatttatatcatggtatatggacacatttatctgttttgtagtaaatgcctactattttctgtgtgcttaagcaaagcaagaatttcattgtcctatacagggacacatgacaataaactcacttgaacttgaacttgaacttggtttcttggtcctccaaaatattccaaatggaatttaaactggaggtggtgaagggagggcttaagccagaaagattTATTGGGAAGAAATAACTATATCTGGTTTAAAAACTGAATTCATCTTGTGCAACTCCACTCCATCTCCCTATAGCCCTGtgaatattttattttcaaatacTTGGTCAATTCAAACCCTTACCACTCACTCACTTGCGTGTTTTGCCATTCGCCTTTCAGTTCTCAATTCTTCCATCAACACGGATACTGCTCCCCCACCCACTCTATGTGTACTATTCCTGATTTTAAATATTTCCATCAGATCttctcacaacctcctctctccccaacctATCCACATAACTAAAGTCCTTGCCCTGAAATCATTATAGCAAAAAAgtctcagtgctggagtaaccccagcggttaggcagcatctccagtgaACATTGCATTTGGTgacctttgagtctgaagaaatgtcccagcccgaaatatcacctatccatgttctcatggGATGCTGAtttacccgctgagttcctccagcattttgaatctttattttgataaaccagcatccacagttccttgtgagcctgtttctctctctctctctctctttgtaatCATTCTAGTAAGTTTCTTTGACC is a genomic window containing:
- the nudt18 gene encoding 8-oxo-dGDP phosphatase NUDT18, with translation MDLIENQLELLLKGKGIEVVDYDSPLDEVVPVIVRKTVCYIVAAIILNEQKEVVMMQEAKQECYGKWYLPAGRMEQNETIVEAVKREVQEETGLECEPYTLLSVEERGPRWIRFVFLARVTGGNMKTTSESDAESLQARWWDRVSPLPLRARDILNLISFAVKHKERASHPVTMPVLLPCSVVCHRVVSAFLNKSNELWLLTNNQGYPHFPVTVCGTSSADLSCSVEVAIHRLIKECLRDSQVKVKTHGILGLQHTGGNPGKTDGVCFNVLVTVAQMETVYNQFPPDVNNLKYAWHKVDDDDLKIQLLERLSFSSVVPFLN